TTCAGGCCACTGCATAAATGACTTTTTCCTTGCTCTGGCTAGCCATGACAAAACTTTTCTCATTAGGGGAATAGAGGTAATAAAAATGCCCTACAAAATTGAGGGCGTGTGGGATAATTTGGGTACATATGAAATTACCATTCCTCTACCTATTATGACAATAAAAACAAAGGGTGTCAGCTGAGATAGGATGTTGGTTTGAAAATAAAGTTGCCTTTACATAACCATAGTTATAAAACGGGCAACGACTATAGTAATGACAAAAAAATTTGGCATATCGTTCAAATATTGATTATTTTTCAATTATTTCATGATATTTTCAATTCTTTCTAGACAAACATTAAACTATCTGTTAAAATAATACCATCTTTAAACTGCCACACTACGTGTTGCGCCAAGTTGGCGTAAGGAATTGGGACTACTGGGGGGGGTAGACTTTAATTAGCCTATTCCTCTTTTTGTGTCCTTTTTTATATGTCTTCATAGGGGGTGAATATTTTACCAATTATATGTTAAGTTCAAGAAAAGTTCTTTACAAGGTCTGGTAGCGATATTGAACAGTGAGACGACCTGTTGAATAAAGTTGTTAGACCATGTAAAAATATCTAATTTTTTGGAGGTGAACATATGGCTCAGAAGGGGTTAGGAAAAGCGAAACAGATGAGCTTTGGCCAAGCATTCAAAGCAAATTTTCTTGGTAAAGCCCCGGATTGGTACAAGACAACAATTCTCGCTTTTCTGGTGTTAAACCCTATTTTGATGTTTACTGTCGGCAAGTACGTTACCGGTTGGGTTTTGATTGCTGAATTTATTTTTACTCTGGCTATGGCGTTAAAATGTTATCCACTCCCTGCGGGTGGTCTGCTGGCCATTGAAGCAGTGGTGATCGGGCTTACTAACCCACATTCGATCTATTACGAAGTTGAAATGAACCTGCCGGTTATTTTGCTGCTGATGTTTATGGTGGCAGGTATTTATTTTATGAAAGAAGGCCTCGTATACCTGTTTTCCAGGATACTGATTAAAGTACGCTCTAAAGTTGCCCTGGCCTTTATGTTTTCATTTCTAGGTGCATTTCTATCTGCTTTTTTGGATGCGCTAACCGTAACAGCGGTGATAATTGCTGTGGCATATGGATTTTACAACATCTTCCATAAATTTGCTTCCAGCGAAAAAATATACGAAAAATATGACATTAATAACGATCATATTGTAGATGAAAAATATCAAGAGGATCTAGAGCAGTTCCGCGGCTTTCTGCGCAATCTAATGATGCATGGCGCTGTGGGTACTGCACTGGGCGGTGCGACAACACTGGTTGGTGAGCCGCAGAACCTGTTGATTGGTACCATTATGAAATGGGACTTTGTTGATTTCTTTGTCAACTGTGCACCAGTGTCTATACCGGTACTATTCGCTGGTCTTCTAACTTGCATTGCCCTTGAGGTTACCAAGTTCTGGGGATATGGCTACCAACTTCCTGAGTCGGTGCGCAAGGTTATGGAAGAAGATGTTAAAGCCAAGGATGCCGCTATGGGTACCCGCGATCGTGTACGTCTGATTATTATGGCTGTCTGCGGTGTGCTGCTAATTTTCTCTCTGGCATTGCATTTGGCAGAGGTCGGTATCATTGGTCTGATGATTATCATTCTGCTTACCGCTTTTAACGGGGTTATTGAAGAAGGACGTATTGGTCATGCCTTTGAAGAAGCACTGCCCTTTACCGCACTGCTAGTGGTATTTTTTGCCGTAGTGGCAGTAATACATGACCAGCATCTGTTTGCCCCTGTTATTCAATGGGTATTGAACCAGGAAGGACAGAATCAGTTGGTGGCTTTCTTTGCGGCAAACGGTGTCCTTTCTGCTATCAGTGACAACGTTTTTGTGGCTACCGTGTATATGACAGAAACCCAGAAAGCCTTTGAAGCTGGCGGTATTGCTTTAGATCATTACAACAAGATGGCTGTTTCCATCAATATGGGTACAAACATTCCTTCCGTTGCCACACCCAACGGTCAAGCGGCCTTCCTGTTCCTGTTAACTTCTGCCCTTGCTCCGCTAATTCGCCTGTCTTACATGGAAATGGTGAAGCTGGCTCTGCCTTACACCATCATTATGTCTACTGTAGGTGTGCTGGCAACAATGTACCTGCTGTAAGTTTAAAGACTGTAGGATTATTCCTATGGTCTTTTCTTTTTCCGCATAATTAATAGCAAATTAGTTCTTTCAAAGAATGTGTCAGTACTTTCTTTGAAAAAAGGTAGTAAAAAAGATGGTGACTCAAAAAGTATGAGCCACCATCTTGCTTTTTACTGTTAGCAATGTTACAATAAAATTTAGCATAAATAATAATAGATAATATCCCAATTTTATCATATCATATCATATTTTATTCTGTGTGTCAACTGTTTTTAAAAATTTTTTGCCAGGGGGTGGGCGCATGTCCTTTCAAATAATTGCTATTTCTTCTGACCTATTGCAAAAACAAGCTGCGGCTGACTTGCTGAAATGTAACGAATTTACCGCTCCATACGGTTTAGTATTATCCTATCGAGAGGCAGCTGAATTAGTGGAAACCCGTACCTTGGCTTTAATAAACAATGGACGCATAGAATTGGGGGGAGGAGCGATGGAGCGTATTATCCGCCAATTTTGCGACTCGCCTTATCTTAACAAGAATAATTACGTAGAAACACTGCATGATTTAACGGAGATATTTTATTATTACAAAAATGAGACCCTGGATTTAATTAGCGATGAAGACTTAATTAAATTTATGAGGAACAGTTTTAACGGGGTATGTCAGGGCTCCTTGGATTTACTGGCAGGACGGGAATTGGCAAATCTGGCCAAAAATTTGCGCTTTGGCTACGGAGCAGCAGCTGTGAGTGATTTAAATGAATGGGAGGACGAAGATGGCGCATATTGAAAAGCGATACAGAATTAATAGTAATAAATTAAGCGGTGAGTACTACTTCACCTCAATTTTACAAGAGGCTTATGCCGACGGTCTGCTTAGTAGACACGATATGGAAAATATTCAATTACAATGCATGAAGTTACTAACTCAGAAATGTGCAAAATATGCTGGCTATGACAGTAGTTCGCTAAGGGTGGAAACTGCCGAAAACATTATGAAATCCAACCTTTATACAGTGGGTCTTTATTTAAAATCACTACCCGACACTGATAGTGCGGTGGATATACTCATAACCACCCCAATTCTGCATATGTACCAAAAGGGAAGGGCCATCATTGATGATAAATGGTCTAACGCCAAGGTTCTTTATGCAAGGGTGAAAGCCAACAAAATAAATACGTCCAACTACACATATAACGCAACCCTTAGTGAGAGTGGAATAGGTAGCTTCTTCCGGCAATACGATGCCGATTATGCAGCCCATGATATTCCAGCATCAATTGATTATCAACTCTGTCATCCGGTTACGGAACTAACAGGTATTGAGTATATAGAAAAATACTTAGAGCAGCTTCTCCAGGAAAATGAATTTTGCCAGTGTTTTCAGGCCGAAGCTATACATCATTTGCTTTATGGATTTGACGAAGGATATGAAGATTTACTGATCAACATTTTTGAACAGGTAATTACACAAGCGCTAGGTTGTCTGATGGCCCAACGCAATATTAGGGATTTAGAGCTGACGGGAGCAGAAATAGGATATCTCAATAATGTACTGGCTCAGGAGGATGAACAGTGGATAGCTATGAAAATCCGTCAGGTAGCTTTGCAAGTGCTTCAAGAGTTGCAACTTGCCAGTTTACCTCAACGCAGTTACCTGGAAACATGTCTGCCGCGCATCACATTAAATATTGTCCGGGGGTTAAGGGGAAATACATTGGACAAGGTTTTTATCACACCCGTTAATCCAGAATTAAAACCTAAAACTCTGTTTCTGCCCGGTGAAAAAATGAGTAATAAGGACTATCGAAGGCTCATAGAGGAGTTGTTGATGTGCCGACATTCATCGGATAAACTAGCCCTTATCAAAGAAAAGGTCAAATCCTTTGCTGATATTGAAGATGTGCTGTTAGATGCCATGCTCAGTGAAACTGAAGTGTTCTCTGTTTTGCATCTGCTGGACAATACAGAAATCGCTGCCCTCCTGCAAAGACACCCGTACCGTGATACTGAGGATTTATCAGAATCTGAAGGGGTATTTCGGGTATGTTTAAAAGATTATATTAATAAACTACCCAGTGATCGGAAAGACCAAATTTATAAAATGATGAACCATCTTGTGACAGAAGTTTAAAAAATACCAAAAGCTTATAAGTAAGTAGGAGAAAAAAGCCTAGCCAAGGGTTAAGCAATGAGCCTAATAAAATGCGTAAAATGCACCTAGAAATATGAATAACTTTCAGTGCTCAGACTTTTCCAGGGAATTAATTGACTTTAAACTTTACACGAAAGGTAGTGCCGGTATTTCCCGTGGTCACTTCGATTTTTGCCTGATGACGTTCTGCAATGTTATAACAAATAGTCAAACCTAGGCCATTGCCCTGCGGCTTAGTGGTGAAAAAAGGGCTACCCAATTTCTTTAAGACTTCCGGTTTGATACCAGTTCCTTGATCCTGTATGGCTAAGATTGCAAAATCATCTTCCCGATAGGTTTTGATTTTCAGGCACTTTCCCCGGGGCATAGCCTCCAGTCCATTGCGGCATAGATTAAGGATAATCTGACGTATTTCTTTACTGTTTAAAAGTAACTCCGGCAGATCTTGCAGGTCTGTTTCCAGGTATTTATCCTGGCCCAGGGCATCGGCCTGAATTAGAGGGATAAGGGCCCGGACAATGGTATTTAAATCCTGTTTAGTTAATTCTGAGGGCTCATTTCTACCCAGGGACAGATATTCAGTAATTATGGCATTGGCTCGGTCCAGTTCCTCAATCATTAAAGTAAAATAGTTGCAGTAGGCCAGACATTCCTCTTTCTCACTAAGCATTTGCAAAAAGCCTCGCACTGTAGTCATGGGGTTCCTAACTTCGTGGCTGATACTGGCTGCCATTTGACCGATTAAATCGAGGCCGGCCAGCCGGCTCATTTCTTTTTCATATTTCACCTTATCTGTGATATCCTTGGCAAGAACAGCAACACCATCGTCATGGGGGTAAAAGCGGAATTGCCAGTAGTTCTTGTTCGAGTACACATCAAAATCTTGAACAGCTTGTTCCGTTCCAGCCAGCAACTGATGATAAAACCCTGAATCCTTAACCTCGGGAAAAACTTCCCAGAGGTATTTACCCAATAATTCTTCTTGTGGGTATCTTTTTTGGAGCTGATTATTGACATAGGTGAAACGGAACTCCTTGTCCAGGGTAAAGAAACAATCCTGAATACTTTCCAGCAGGCTGTTAAGTTGATTATTGGCTTCTGTCAGTTTTTTTGTTCGTTCCTTAACTAATACCTCAAGGCTTTGCCGTTGCTTTTCCAGAATCCTATTCTTGTTTGATAGTTCCTCGATTAATTGATCTCTTTCCTTTTCTAACATTTTTTGCTTTGTAATATCCTGGATGATAATAATTTTACCCATGGAACTTTGTTCTTCAGCAGAGATAGGGCTAGAAATGACTGCAGTAATTAATTCTTTGTTACCACTGGGTATTGCTACTTCTACTTTCCTCTGATTTTTTTCCCTTTGCAATATATCCAGTAGTTTTTTAGGCTGCTGGTATTTATCAAAGATACACTCGGCAAAGTTATTAGTCATGGTTATGTTCCCAGTATTATCGGTAACAACCAAACCGATGGGTATCATTTGGAATAGCTGCTGTAATTTATCATAGGCAAGGCCTAGCTCTTTTATTTTGGAAATTAATTGTGCTTTGGTTTTAGCTTCATACCTCATGGTATCCTCCTACAGGTTTAAAAAATAAACTGAATATTTATAAAAGCCCATTCGAAATGAATTTTCGTTCATAGGTTGCAAAAACCTTTTATCTAAAAGATTAAATATTTATTACAAATTTCTAACTGGGATGAGAGTGGAAAATATGTTCAGGTGCTATTGACTTCCATTTAAAGTCAATTTACTATATGATAAAATGAATCGATATTCATTTTATCATAAGGAGGGGGGAGTGGTGATTAAGACCTGGTTTTTAGCCCTAAGGCCTTGGTCTTTTACAGCCGCGGTAGTGCCGGTAACTCTGGGGTCAGTGTTGGCATGGCATCATGGTTATGGCGATTTTTCATTATTTGTTCTTACTCTTATTGGGGGTATATTATTGCAAGCCGGAACAAATCTAATCAATACCTATGGGGATTATATTGCCGGAGTTGATACTCCGGAGTCTGCCTTAACCTGTCCTCAACTGGTTAAAAATCAACTAAAACCTCACCAGATGAAAATGGCTGGCATTGGGGCTTTTTTGGGGGCAGCTTTGTTTGGTAGTTATTTAGTGTATTTACGGGGTTGGCCCATATTATTATTGGGTAGTATTGGCATTATTTTTGGCTATACCTATACTTTAGGACCAAAACCATATAAATATGCTGGCTTAGGTTCTATCATGGTTTTCTTTTTAATGGGGCCATTAATGGTTAGCGGGGCATATTATGTGCAGACTGGATTTTTCGATTGGCTAGCCTTTTGGGTTTCTTTACCCATTGGTTTTCTGGTAGCCGGTATTTTACACGCCAATGATTTGCGAGATGTTAACTTTGATTATCGGGCAGGGATTAAGACCTTAGCTCTGATTTTGGGCTGGGATAAAGGTTTCCTACTACACTACTTATTAAATATTGGTGCTTTTTTGTCGCTTTTAATTTTGTTAGGTACTAATAAATTACCTTTTACAGCCATCCTACCTTTGCTACTTATTCCGCAGTTAGTTAGTATTATTAAAAAGACACGGGCATCCTGGCAGGGTAATCAGGAGTGTTTAATTATGCTTGAAGCCAATGCCGCAAAGCTTCATATGCAGTTTGGTTTATTATTTATTGGGGGTTTTTTGTTGGAATTTATCTTTTAGGGGGATAGTATGTGCAACACAGTAGAATAAGGAACGGTCATATTCTTATTACCATTGCCCTAGCCGTTGTATTCTGGTATATAACCTTCTCGGCCAAGCTATTTAACTTTTGGCTTTCCATGGGGGTAGCGGCTACCACCTTGGCTATCCTGGCCATAATCTGGGGAGGTTTTCCATATCATAGAGAACAACTTAATCTGAGATGCATTGTCATAGGAGTGGGTTCCGCTCTCCTGTTATATTTGATTTTTTTTGTGGGGAATTACTTGTCTCAATTAATGTTTAACTTCGCTCAGCCGCAAATTTCATCCATCTATCAAATCCGCTCCCAGGCAGAAGCTATTGTGATTACCTTAGTCTTACTTTTTATTACCAGTCCGGGCGAAGAAATTTTTTGGCGGAACTTTTTACAAAGATGGTCAATGCAAAGATTTGGTGGATTTATTGGTTGGCTAATGGCAGCGGGGATTTATGCCGGTGTACATATAGCTTCTGGCAACTTTATGCTGACCATGGCTGCTCTCACAGCCGGCTTGTTTTGGGGATATATCTACTGGAAAGAAAGAAATACTCTCATGGTAACCATATCCCATGCTATTTGGACAACCAGCATATTTGTCTTTTATCCCCTAATGTAGATTTCCTATGTAGCGCAGGCAATTTCCCTTTGGCAATTGCCTGTTTGTTTTTTATGCCTTTTTTAGCTAAAAATTGCCCATTGGATAAATAATAAGATATAATTGAAACATTCTATGAAAGCAAAATTATGGCAAGTGCGACCCAATGGAGGTGTAACTATGAAAAAAGAACTTTTTATAGAAGTAATACCCCTGGGAGGACTGGGTGAAATTGGTAAAAACATGACGGCAGTTAAGTACCAGGATGAGATAATTCTTATTGATTGTGGGATGGCCTTTCCTGAAGATGAACTGATGGGTATAGATCTTGTATTGCCGGATTATACCTATCTGCTGGACAATCGGGACAAGGTGTTGGCAGTGCTGTTAACCCATGGCCATGAAGACCACATTGGTGGCTTACCCTATTTCCTAAAGCAAATTAATGTGCCGGTGTACGGCTCCCGACTGGCCCTGGGCTTGGTGGGACATAAATTAAAAGAACACCATATGGAAAAGGATGCACAACTTAAAACAGTTAAACCCCGGGACATTGTATCTATTGGCTCCTTTAAAGTGGAATTTATCCGGGTCTCCCACAGTATCCCGGATGCCATGGCTTTGGCTATTCATACTCCCCAGGGTGTTGTGGTGCACACCGGGGATTTTAAAATAGATCATACACCGGTGGACGGGGATGTTATAGATTTACATAGATTTGCCTCTCTGGGCGAACAAGGGGTACTGCTTTTGATGTCCGATAGCACCAATGTGGAGCGGGAAGGTTACACCTTTTCCGAACGACTGGTGGGCAAATCTTTTGAAGAGTATTTTGCGGCAGCAGAAGAAAGAATTATCATAGCTTCCTTTGCTTCTAACATTCATCGCTTACAGCAGGTAATTTATGCGGCAGAGAAGTATGGACGGCAGTTGGCAGTAGCTGGCCGCAGTATGGTAACTGTGTTAACCGTAGCCAGTGAGTTGGGCTACCTGAAGATTCCGGAAGGTATGTTAATTGACTTGGATGAGGTAGACAAGCTACCTAATAATAAAGTGGTTATTCTTACCACCGGTAGCCAGGGGGAACCAATGTCGGCCTTAACCCGCATGGCCTTTGGCGACCACAGACAGTTGGCTGTGATGCCCGGTGATACAGTAATTATTTCGGCAACACCCATTCCTGGTAATGAAAAATCCGTTTCTCGGAATATCAATCAGCTCTTTAAAATGGGGGCGAAAGTAATCTATGAAGGAAATTCTGATATTCATGTTTCTGGACACCCCAGCCAGGAAGAACTGAAACTTATTATTAACCTTTTACGTCCCCAATATTTTCTGCCGGTACATGGGGAATATCGTATGTTAAAGAAACATGCTGAGTTGGCTCAACAACTAGGTATTCCGGCGGAGAACACCTTTGTGGGGGAAATTGGTCAAGTCTTTGCCTTTAACCGTCGTCATGGCAGAAT
This region of Desulforamulus ferrireducens genomic DNA includes:
- the nhaB gene encoding sodium/proton antiporter NhaB; protein product: MAQKGLGKAKQMSFGQAFKANFLGKAPDWYKTTILAFLVLNPILMFTVGKYVTGWVLIAEFIFTLAMALKCYPLPAGGLLAIEAVVIGLTNPHSIYYEVEMNLPVILLLMFMVAGIYFMKEGLVYLFSRILIKVRSKVALAFMFSFLGAFLSAFLDALTVTAVIIAVAYGFYNIFHKFASSEKIYEKYDINNDHIVDEKYQEDLEQFRGFLRNLMMHGAVGTALGGATTLVGEPQNLLIGTIMKWDFVDFFVNCAPVSIPVLFAGLLTCIALEVTKFWGYGYQLPESVRKVMEEDVKAKDAAMGTRDRVRLIIMAVCGVLLIFSLALHLAEVGIIGLMIIILLTAFNGVIEEGRIGHAFEEALPFTALLVVFFAVVAVIHDQHLFAPVIQWVLNQEGQNQLVAFFAANGVLSAISDNVFVATVYMTETQKAFEAGGIALDHYNKMAVSINMGTNIPSVATPNGQAAFLFLLTSALAPLIRLSYMEMVKLALPYTIIMSTVGVLATMYLL
- a CDS encoding DUF6323 family protein, which codes for MSFQIIAISSDLLQKQAAADLLKCNEFTAPYGLVLSYREAAELVETRTLALINNGRIELGGGAMERIIRQFCDSPYLNKNNYVETLHDLTEIFYYYKNETLDLISDEDLIKFMRNSFNGVCQGSLDLLAGRELANLAKNLRFGYGAAAVSDLNEWEDEDGAY
- a CDS encoding DUF6179 domain-containing protein, producing the protein MAHIEKRYRINSNKLSGEYYFTSILQEAYADGLLSRHDMENIQLQCMKLLTQKCAKYAGYDSSSLRVETAENIMKSNLYTVGLYLKSLPDTDSAVDILITTPILHMYQKGRAIIDDKWSNAKVLYARVKANKINTSNYTYNATLSESGIGSFFRQYDADYAAHDIPASIDYQLCHPVTELTGIEYIEKYLEQLLQENEFCQCFQAEAIHHLLYGFDEGYEDLLINIFEQVITQALGCLMAQRNIRDLELTGAEIGYLNNVLAQEDEQWIAMKIRQVALQVLQELQLASLPQRSYLETCLPRITLNIVRGLRGNTLDKVFITPVNPELKPKTLFLPGEKMSNKDYRRLIEELLMCRHSSDKLALIKEKVKSFADIEDVLLDAMLSETEVFSVLHLLDNTEIAALLQRHPYRDTEDLSESEGVFRVCLKDYINKLPSDRKDQIYKMMNHLVTEV
- a CDS encoding ATP-binding protein, which gives rise to MRYEAKTKAQLISKIKELGLAYDKLQQLFQMIPIGLVVTDNTGNITMTNNFAECIFDKYQQPKKLLDILQREKNQRKVEVAIPSGNKELITAVISSPISAEEQSSMGKIIIIQDITKQKMLEKERDQLIEELSNKNRILEKQRQSLEVLVKERTKKLTEANNQLNSLLESIQDCFFTLDKEFRFTYVNNQLQKRYPQEELLGKYLWEVFPEVKDSGFYHQLLAGTEQAVQDFDVYSNKNYWQFRFYPHDDGVAVLAKDITDKVKYEKEMSRLAGLDLIGQMAASISHEVRNPMTTVRGFLQMLSEKEECLAYCNYFTLMIEELDRANAIITEYLSLGRNEPSELTKQDLNTIVRALIPLIQADALGQDKYLETDLQDLPELLLNSKEIRQIILNLCRNGLEAMPRGKCLKIKTYREDDFAILAIQDQGTGIKPEVLKKLGSPFFTTKPQGNGLGLTICYNIAERHQAKIEVTTGNTGTTFRVKFKVN
- the menA gene encoding 1,4-dihydroxy-2-naphthoate octaprenyltransferase, giving the protein MIKTWFLALRPWSFTAAVVPVTLGSVLAWHHGYGDFSLFVLTLIGGILLQAGTNLINTYGDYIAGVDTPESALTCPQLVKNQLKPHQMKMAGIGAFLGAALFGSYLVYLRGWPILLLGSIGIIFGYTYTLGPKPYKYAGLGSIMVFFLMGPLMVSGAYYVQTGFFDWLAFWVSLPIGFLVAGILHANDLRDVNFDYRAGIKTLALILGWDKGFLLHYLLNIGAFLSLLILLGTNKLPFTAILPLLLIPQLVSIIKKTRASWQGNQECLIMLEANAAKLHMQFGLLFIGGFLLEFIF
- a CDS encoding CPBP family intramembrane glutamic endopeptidase, which encodes MQHSRIRNGHILITIALAVVFWYITFSAKLFNFWLSMGVAATTLAILAIIWGGFPYHREQLNLRCIVIGVGSALLLYLIFFVGNYLSQLMFNFAQPQISSIYQIRSQAEAIVITLVLLFITSPGEEIFWRNFLQRWSMQRFGGFIGWLMAAGIYAGVHIASGNFMLTMAALTAGLFWGYIYWKERNTLMVTISHAIWTTSIFVFYPLM
- a CDS encoding ribonuclease J, with protein sequence MKKELFIEVIPLGGLGEIGKNMTAVKYQDEIILIDCGMAFPEDELMGIDLVLPDYTYLLDNRDKVLAVLLTHGHEDHIGGLPYFLKQINVPVYGSRLALGLVGHKLKEHHMEKDAQLKTVKPRDIVSIGSFKVEFIRVSHSIPDAMALAIHTPQGVVVHTGDFKIDHTPVDGDVIDLHRFASLGEQGVLLLMSDSTNVEREGYTFSERLVGKSFEEYFAAAEERIIIASFASNIHRLQQVIYAAEKYGRQLAVAGRSMVTVLTVASELGYLKIPEGMLIDLDEVDKLPNNKVVILTTGSQGEPMSALTRMAFGDHRQLAVMPGDTVIISATPIPGNEKSVSRNINQLFKMGAKVIYEGNSDIHVSGHPSQEELKLIINLLRPQYFLPVHGEYRMLKKHAELAQQLGIPAENTFVGEIGQVFAFNRRHGRMVGRVPAGRVLVDGLGVGDVGNIVLRDRRDMAQDGILIVVVTMDKNTHQVLAGPDIVSRGFVYVREAEALMGEARQKVIAALQKCSDQGKSGWSYIKQEIKSALGKFLFDHTHRRPIILPIIMEVDKS